One Mytilus trossulus isolate FHL-02 chromosome 5, PNRI_Mtr1.1.1.hap1, whole genome shotgun sequence DNA segment encodes these proteins:
- the LOC134717758 gene encoding putative ankyrin repeat protein RF_0381, with protein sequence MRQNKNYIRTEPETDQDSSKSDLREHSIRLQKNYKSLVEEMGSSLHIVDKLFSEDVIGREEQEQIMATELTTTERNRLIIEKLIPKNKICYRTFLEVIRDDDCDSALADEIEQTDVNQNDIILLMIGRDKINDRMKDLEKVKELQEKVQRLEIDVNESIPKNVKDHIYRILQSWKSDNMQFLSTRASMKVMECLQSNKCVTVLGNPGVGKTVTTQYAALKMQKMGYEVIPVTVPKDIRDFYSKGRRTIFVIDDLCGNYTANYQSIEEWKLWLRDIETVLEDEYCKIIATCRLQVFKDTKMAELPLFRICVCNLNADDLCLTLDEKTILADVFFENHSKKAVTMAETCDFFPLMCKLYKRNKTNLDFNLDDFLKHPFSVFENELNSLFVAGNEGKYKYCALLLCVIYDNSLSENYFTTRDLVFNENIETVCEACELNKGTSKLVFRKALDLLNGTFISKECDIYRTIHDKLFDFIGKYFGTRHIDCLLDCCASSFIKERFSYPTPKEDTNAEFSITLPVKCTSKYILRVISEWSKGHVSVALSNINMKNLSFRTDLLKQLKGVDTSVQSDLARKKDNRNIDDNALLQSCFVGDQEITSWILEYENDCNKSRPNGESPLLIASYMNHLPIVKLLINHGAEINQSKKNNVSPLFMASQAGHIAVVDFLLSCNANVNVCRSDGQTALGVAAMHDHCSIAKRLIDKGADVNKSSNIGMTPLQNACHGGHIETVRRLIENGADVNICSQTNSPLYTACYIKHVSIVNALISAGADLNKSILNGFTPLYIACNTAEVELVNALIDNGASVNTYTQLGYTPLYVAICSGNINIVNKLIEGGADVNIGVKGGASPLYKACHNKQSSIANTLIDEGADVTLCLAHEHCHTL encoded by the exons ATGAGACAAAACAAGAACTACATTAGAACAGAACCTGAAACTGATCAGGATTCATCTAAAAGTG acCTGCGAGAACATTCTATCAGATTGCAGAAGAACTACAAATCTTTGGTAGAGGAGATGGGATCAAGTTTACATATAGTTGACAAGTTGTTTTCTGAAGATGTAATAGGCAGAGAGGAACAAGAACAGATTATGGCGACAGAATTAACGACCACAGAACGCAACAGATTGATTATCGAAAAACTTATTCCAAAGAATAAAATTTGTTACAGGACATTTTTGGAAGTAATAAGAGACGATGATTGTGACAGTGCTTTGGCAGATGAAATTGAACAAACAGATGTTAATCAAAATGATATCATACTTCTTATGATAG gaagagacaaaataaatgacaggatgaaagatttagaaaaag TGAAGGAGCTACAAGAAAAGGTACAGAGGTTAGAAATTGATGTAAACGAAAGCATTCCAAAAAACGTTAAAG ACCACATTTATAGAATCTTACAATCTTGGAAATCTGATAATATGCAGTTTTTGTCTACAAGGGCCAGCATGAAAGTTATGGAATGTCTCCAGAGTAACAAATGTGTGACGGTTTTAGGGAATCCTGGAGTCGGGAAAACAGTGACAACACAATACGCTGCACTTAAAATGCAAAAGATGGGATATGAAGTTATTCCAGTTACTGTTCCAAAAGATATCAGAGACTTCTATTCAAAAGGAAGGAGAACCATTTTCGTTATCGATGACCTTTGTGGTAATTACACGGCTAATTATCAAAGCATAGAAGAATGGAAGTTGTGGCTGAGAGATATTGAAACCGTTTTAGAAGACGAGTATTGTAAAATTATCGCAACTTGCAGATTGCAAGTTTTTAAGGATACGAAAATGGCGGAACTGCCTCTTTTCAGAATTTGTGTATGCAATCTGAACGCTGACGATCTCTGTCTAACTTTAGACGAGAAAACAATACTGGCAGATGtgttttttgaaaatcattCTAAAAAAGCTGTTACGATGGCAGAAACGTGTGACTTTTTCCCTCTAATGTGTAAACTGTATAAAAGGAATAAAACTAACTTGGATTTTAATTTAGATGATTTTCTAAAACATCCCTTTTCTGTCTTTGAAAATGAACTAAATAGTCTATTCGTTGCTGGGAATGAAGGTAAATACAAATACTGTGCACTTTTACTCTGCGTCATTTATGATAACAGTTTGagtgaaaattattttacaacacGTGACCTGGTATTTAATGAAAACATTGAAACAGTATGCGAGGCATGCGAGCTAAACAAGGGTACATCCAAACTTGTATTTAGGAAAGCACTAGACTTACTAAATGGTACGTTTATATCAAAGGAATGCGACATATATCGTACAATACATGATaaactgtttgatttcattggTAAATACTTTGGGACAAGACACATCGACTGTCTATTAGATTGCTGTGCAAGTTCTTTTATTAAGGAGCGTTTCTCATATCCAACACCAAAAGAGGATACGAATGCAGAATTTTCAATAACATTACCAGTAAAATGTACTTCCAAATACATTTTGAGAGTTATTTCCGAATGGTCGAAAGGACACGTATCCGTTGCTTTGTCCAACATTAATATGAAAAACCTATCCTTCCGAACAGACTTACTTAAACAATTGAAGGGTGTTGATACGTCTGTTCAGTCAGACCTCgcaagaaaaaaagacaatagaAATATTGACGACAATGCCTTACTTCAGAGTTGTTTCGTAGGGGACCAAGAAATTACCAGCTGGATATTAGAATACGAGAATGATTGCAACAAAAGCAGACCAAACGGTGAATCACCACTCTTAATTGCTTCGTATATGAATCACTTACCCATCGTTAAACTTTTGATAAATCATGGTGCTGAAATTAACCAATCAAAGAAGAATAATGTATCTCCACTTTTTATGGCAAGTCAAGCGGGCCATATTGCTGTTGTAGACTTTTTGCTTAGCTGCAACGCAAACGTGAATGTTTGTAGAAGTGATGGACAAACTGCACTGGGTGTAGCGGCAATGCACGATCATTGTTCAATCGCCAAAAGACTCATAGACAAAGGTGCAGATGTTAATAAAAGCTCGAACATTGGAATGACACCTTTACAAAATGCTTGTCACGGAGGACACATTGAAACTGTCAGACGACTTATTGAGAATGGTGCGGATGTGAATATATGTTCCCAAACTAATTCACCGTTATATACAGCTTGTTATATTAAGCACGTCTCTATTGTTAATGCGCTTATATCTGCAGGAGCTGACCTTAACAAAAGTATCTTGAACGGGTTCACTCCACTATATATTGCTTGTAATACTGCCGAAGTCGAATTAGTGAACGCATTGATTGACAATGGTGCGTCTGTCAATACATACACACAATTAGGATATACACCATTATATGTTGCGATATGTAGTGGGaatattaatattgtaaataaactaatcGAAGGAGGGGCAGATGTCAACATTGGCGTGAAAGGAGGTGCGTCACCTTTATACAAGGCATGCCATAATAAGCAATCGTCCATTGCAAACACACTAATTGATGAAGGAGCAGACGTGACCTTATGTTTGGCACATGAACACTGCCATACTTTATAG